The following are from one region of the Siniperca chuatsi isolate FFG_IHB_CAS linkage group LG21, ASM2008510v1, whole genome shotgun sequence genome:
- the stk17al gene encoding serine/threonine kinase 17a like — protein MPDSATMSKNGMVTAIHTRIRVDPFTANYDLVGKELGRGKFAVVKKCIEKATGKQYAAKFLRKRRKGEDCRMDILNEIAVLESAKANPYVVALHEVYETKTEIILVLECAAGGEIFNQCVADNDEAFTEKDVIRLAKQILTGVAFLHRNNVVHLDLKPQNILLTSARPLGDIRIVDFGLSRRMDNVKEVREILGTPEYVAPEILNYEPITTATDMWSIGVLIYVMLTGESPFLGDDKQETFLNISQVNVEYSQDTFEGISSLAVDFIKSLLVKNPRKRATAEEGLNHPWLNSLPHPHSHPHLHARSASSLDEPEMSQSESEPESPAPSPELDLIGSYLMCPGQGELKTGRDTFSFSEPPFPTRPEIQQELMC, from the exons GGGAAAGTTTGCGGTGGTAAAAAAGTGCATTGAGAAGGCAACAGGGAAGCAGTACGCTGCCAAGTTTCTGCGAAAGCGACGGAAGGGCGAGGACTGCCGCATGGACATCTTAAACGAGATCGCCGTGCTGGAGTCGGCCAAGGCAAACCCCTATGTGGTGGCACTGCATGAGGTCTACGAAACCAAAACCGAAATCATCCTTGTTTTGGAGTG CGCTGCCGGTGGCGAAATCTTCAATCAGTGTGTTGCCGATAATGACGAGGCCTTCACAGAGAAAGATGTGATCCGGCTGGCCAAGCAGATCCTGACTGGAGTGGCCTTCCTGCATCGGAACAATGTGGTGCACCTGGATCTGAAA CCCCAGAACATCTTGCTGACCAGTGCCAGACCTCTGGGGGACATTCGTATTGTGGACTTTGGCTTGTCCAGACGCATGGACAACGTCAAAGAAGTTAGGGAGATCCTGGGTACCCCAGAGTATGTGG CACCAGAGATCCTGAACTATGAACCCATTACCACTGCTACAGACATGTG GAGTATTGGTGTCCTGATCTACGTCATGCTGACGGGCGAGTCTCCCTTCCTGGGTGACGACAAGCAGGAGACATTCCTCAACATCTCCCAAGTCAACGTAGAGTACTCGCAGGACACATTCGAGGGGATCTCCTCCCTGGCTGTTGACTTCATCAAGTCCTTGTTGGTTAAAAACCCCAG gaAGAGAGCCACGGCAGAAGAAGGCCTCAACCACCCCTGGCTGAACTCGCTCCCCCATCCCCACTCCCACCCGCACCTCCACGCTAGGTCGGCCTCCTCTTTGGATGAGCCAGAGATGAGCCAGTCGGAGTCGGAGCCCGAGAGCCCAGCTCCCTCCCCCGAGCTGGATTTGATCGGGTCGTACCTCATGTGCCCGGGCCAGGGTGAGTTGAAGACAGGCCGTGACACCTTCTCCTTCAGCGAGCCCCCCTTTCCCACGCGACCTGAGATACAGCAGGAGCTGATGTGCTGA